The genomic segment AAGATCAAAGACCGGAAAAATGAAAGCGTTTCATGTTGGCGGAATCGCTACTTTATTGAAGAAAAATCCGAATGCCCTGGTTGTACCCGTTGCGATTACAGGATCGTACGAAATGGTGCAATACGGTATGTATCCACTGACTCCCTTCTTGCATATGACATGGCAGGTTCTTGATCCTTTATCTACTGAAGGAAAAAGTGCCGAAGAAATCGTGAAACTGGCAGAAGAAACGATCAAAATGAAAGTAGAAAAGTAAAAGGATTATTTTACCTGCCGACCTTTCCAGTCATATTTTCCGATGTTACCCAACATACCGATATAAGTTAAATAACAAACATGCAATACACTCAATATCGGCAGATACCAGAGCAGCTCGTTCCGGCTAGCAAACCTTGTCAGGGGCTGAATAAAGAAAAATTCGACTGCCATCTTGAGAAAAAGAGCAAAGAGCACCACCCAGCCGATCAGTTTTACTCCGGCAATCGCTAGTATCCCACACAGCAGCAGCAACACATTAAAAAGCCAAATGGAGATTCCAAGGGCGATTACACCTTTGTTTTTATATTTGGTGCTTTTTGAAGCCCAACGTCTTCTCTGACTAATAAACGATTTCAAATCCGGCTTCGCATCCGTATACACGGTGGCGTCCTTTGACTTGCAGAATATAATTTTTTCCGGGTATTTTTCTGCAACTTTATGCAAAAACAGTTCATCGTCACCTGACGCCAGCTCATCTATGCCATTGAATCCACCCATTTCCCAAAAGACATCTTTCCGATAGGCCAAATTTGCTCCGTTACATGTGGTTGGCTTGCCGTTGCCAATACCTGCAGCACCCAAACCGATCAGATACAAAAATTCCAGCGTCTGCAGCTGTTCAAAATAGCTTTTTTCTTCCGAATAGACAACTGGCGAAGACAATAGGTAAGCATGTTCCTTTTCAAAAGTGCCAACCACTGTCGCGAGCCACTTTGGCCCCATCCTGCAATCCGCATCCGTTGTTATTATGATGTCTCCAGAGCAACAATCAATTGCTCTGGAGATCGCGAGCTTTTTATAGGAATTCAGACGACCATTTTCATTGAGCCGGATCAGTTTAACACCTTCCCCCTGATATTCCTGCACGATGGCAGAAGTATTATCGTCTGAATGATCGTCGATGATAATCAGTTCAAGTTGCTCTCTGGGAAAATGCTGCCCCAATATCGCTTCTATTGTCCGACGGATGTTTAGCTCTTCATTGCGGGCGGCAATGATGACTGACACCGTCTTCGTCGCTTCCGGAAGACACTTGTGTACCTGAAGCCCCATCCAGCCTTTACGCATCCATAGGACCAAAATGGCGTATACACAGGCAAAAATGATCAGTAAATAACTAAGGATTTGTATCACCGAAAAAATTAATCTTAAAAACAAATATAGAACCAAATATAGCAGGAAGTATGAGATTCACAAACCAGATACACGATACAATTGCCATTACTGCTATTTCTTGCGTTGTAATATAACTATAAAGATTGCTTGCGACAAAACTGCGGACGCTAAAATCAAAAATATCCAACGTCGGAAGTGCTGCCTGAACAAAGAAGAGAATAAAGATCATCAACACCATCGACAGAACCGGAAGTTCGGGCAAGGTCAATTTCATGAGTATGATATACTGTGAGGTGAAGATGATAAACCTCGCCAATGAATTTAGCAGTACCACGCAAAGCTCGCGTGTCGTATAATGCTCTAATACCCCAAAGAAGGGTTTGATTTTGGCTAGAAATTTAATCTTTCCAACCAGCAGATCCACCCATCGTACGTTAAAATACAAAATAACAAATCCTGCAGCATAGATAATCGCCAGCAACCAGACGCTGAACTGAACAGATAGCGGTGGAGATAGAAACTGACAGATAAACCAAGCGATGCTCAATGATCCAGCAACACTGGTTAGCACCAACTGGGCAAATAGCCCAACGCCCATCGCCACAGCACCCTGTGCCCTGTTCTGCGGTTGTAAGAAGAGTACACGACCACCATACTCGCCGATCCTATTGGGCGTAAAAATAGCCCAGGTAAGGCCACAGAAGACCGACTGGAGTGCCTTCCAAAAGGAAAGATGCTCTAATTTGGATGCCAGATAGCGCCATTTGACGACTTCCAACAGCCAATTTACTAGCATCAGCACTACGATCAACAGCAATGTCAAGACTACTGAATGCTGCTCTAATCCTGCAATCAAGGTCTTGAATTTATTTATATTGCTCTGATCGGACACCTTCGCAACAATGTACCACGTTGCAAGTACGAAAACCAGTATCTTTATTAGTAGACCGATATATTTTTTTTGTCTCCCCGTCAACTTTCGATATTTAGAGAGCAATGTTACTAAATTTTAGCCAAATCATTAACTTTTGTCGCGTGCAATCCGCTAATAAAAAGCAAAATTTGTAATATTGTACATGCAGAAGGAAAAGGCGAAAGAAAGAATAATTTTGGGAATTGACCCGGGCACAGTAGTACTTGGCTACGGGATCATCAAAGAAGTCGGCAACACGATATCCCTTATTTCCATGGGAGTCATCAAAATGGGACATCTCGATGATCATGCGTTGAAATTGCAACGGATCTTCAAGAAAACCTCAGCCTTAATGCAGGAATATAATCCAGACTGTGTCGCTTTGGAATCGCCCTTTTATGGAAAAAATATTCAGGTCATGCTCAAATTGGGCCGTGCACAGGGAGTAGCAATGGCGGCAGCCCTCGCGCAAGACATTCCTATTTTTGAGTATTCACCCAGAAAAATCAAGCAATCTGTTACTGGAAACGGAAATGCGACCAAAGAGCAGGTTTCTGCGATGCTCAAAACACTCTTAAAATTTGAAGAAACACCTCAGTTTCTCGATGCCACAGATGGTCTGGCTATTGCTGTATGCCATTCTTTTCAGAAAAATAGCACATCGGGCAACGCTAAATCTTATTCTGGCTGGTCTGCCTTCATCAACGATAATAAGGACCGGATCCGATAGAGTTACATCTGCACCTGACGGATCACATTTTTCACATTCAGTTCAACTATATCGGTCATGGTTCTGCATTTCAGATAAGAATTATTCTGGTAAAACTCCGCATAACCTTCTCGCAATTGTCTGATATTTTCCGGCGTGGATAGTACCTGAGTCTGGGAAGCATCCCGCAGGTCAGCAATCCGGTGTCTTTCACTGCGCACTCTGTGGACAATGGAAGATCGCTCCTCCTGTTGATATTGCAAGACCGTTTTCTCATTGAGATGCTCCATTGCCAGTTTGACATACGGATAATTTTCCTTGAAAAATTGTGGCATATATACTTTCGGATTGCCTTCATAAAACTGCTGGTCAAAATCAATAGCCCTGATTCTGAACTGAAAGTCATCAAAATCGGGCGTGATCTGCATGACAAAATTATAAGCACGCATATCGCCGAGTAAGGTGATGATACAGCGTTCATTAAATTTGACAAATTCCTTGGAAATACGAGTCAAATTGTAATCCGGCGAAAACATCCTCGTCTGCGAGAATGTATCGCCCGGAATACCAACAATATGTTCCTCAACCAATGTATCTTGATCCACCATATAATTCACTTGGTTGGGAGACAATATCTCCTCGAGTTCCAATCCATAAATTCGCGAAGCATCAGCCTGCTTGATATAGAAATAGTCATAGACATCGTTCAGGCGGTTGACAATACGAATCCGAAACGGTTTTGTATTTCCAAAACCGCAATATTCAACACGGTCAATATACTTATGCTGTACAATACGTGTATTTCCAGAAGCCTTGAGTTTGGCATAAATGACTTTTAGTCCATCATACAGCTGGTCGATCAGATGTTGCGGGTAAAGTGGTGTCTCCCAGAATGTATCTTTCCCAAATTTGTCCATTACGGGTACTGTTTCGGTAAAATTCAATAAGTCCTTATACCCGATAGGCAACTTTTCATCCCGCTGATACATTCGAAGATATTTATGAAGCCCTTCTCCCACTTCAAAAATTGGCTTCTTCTTCGAAATCTTAACGTCTTGAACCTCTTCCATTTTATTTTTCGCATTTATATTGATATCTGAATACTTGGCACCGTCATCTGTACATCTGTAGAGACGGTATTCGATAATAACATTATCAATATCAATAACTATTTTTTATTAAATTTACATCTATAAACCGAAAATTCTTAGTAATTTTGAAATAAATTTAATTATTTTAGTTGTTGGTCAGATTTACGTGCATTGACCAAATGATGAAAACATAAAAAAACCATTGTTAATGGAAAATCAATATGCAAACTATGATCTAGACAATTTGGATATCCAAATCTTGTCTATTCTAATGAACGATGCCTCCATCCCTTACACAGAAATAGCTAAAAAGCTGATTGTATCCGGCGGCACAATTCATGTTAGAATGAAGAAGATGGAAGAGTTAGGTATCATCCGGGGTTCAAACCTGATTATCAATCCACAAAAAGTAGGCTTTGATATTACTGCGTTCTTGGGTATCTATCTAGAAAAAGGTTCACAATATGCAGATGCGGTAGACAAATTAAAAGAAATCAAAGAGGTTGTTGAATTACACTATTGTACTGGACAGTATAGTATCTTTGCGAAAATCATCTGCAGGGATACGGTGCACCTCAGAAAGGTACTGAATGAAGATATCCAATCTGTACCGGGAATACAACGTACAGAGACAATCATTTCTCTCGAAGAAAGCATTAAACGTCAGATTAGTCTGCTCTAATCTAATAAAAAAAGCCTCCATGTAGGAGGCTTTTTTATACTATTTTTTGCAGCAGCGCTATATACAGGTCTATCCCCTCTTTAATCTCATCAATATAAATAAACTCATCCGCCATATGGGATCTTGCACTGTCTCCGGGGCCAAGCTTCAACGAAGGCACGGGAATAAGCGCCTGATCGCTCATTGTTGGTGAGCCATATAGTTTCCTGCCGAACGACAGTCCGGACTGCACGATGGGATGCTGTTCTGGTATGGAGGAAGATTTTAGCCGGGTGGACCTCGCAGTTACTTCAGAAGCAACATGAGATTTTATGATTTCCAGTGTTTCTTCATTAGAATAAGCGTCAGTCGTCCTCACGTCCACGACAAAACTACAGGTAGCAGGCACTACATTATGCTGCGAACCAGCCTGAATGACAGTCACTGACATTTTAATCGGGCCCAATGTCGGCGATGTCTTCTCGAAGGTATAGTCCTTAAACCATTGGATATCTTTGATCGCTTTGTAAATAGCGTTGTCACCTTCGTCACGGGCAGCATGTCCTGCCGTTCCCCTAGCTACGCAGTCCAATACTATGAGCCCTTTTTCCGCAATAGCCAAGTGCATTAACGTCGGCTCACCCACGATGGCAAAATCGATAGGGCCGATATCCGCAAGCACAGACTCTATACCATCTCTACCTGAAATTTCCTCCTCTGCACTTGCCACGAAACAGAAATTATACTTTAGGTCAGCATGTTCATAGAAGTACCTAAAAGCTGCGATTAGCGACACTAAACAGCCTCCAGCATCATTACTACCCAAGCCATACAGTTTGCCGTCCTCTTCTGTCGCCGCCAGTGGGTCGCGCGTATATCCTGTATTCGCTTTTACTGTGTCATGGTGTGAATTAAGTAGAATGGTTGGCTTATTTATATCGTAATGTGCATTGTATGCCCAGACATTATTGCCTTTCCTAAAAGTTCTGATACCGCGCTCATTAAAAAACTCCACAAGCAAGTTTGCCGTTAAGGTTTCTTCCCTGCTCAAGGACGGCAAGCTGATTAACCTTTTCAATAATGCTAGGCTATCACGAAATAAGCCATCCTTATCCCTCATTATATAACCCTCCTGCTTTATCTGCAGACAATTTTATACCCTTAATAAATGCAGAACTAAACCCATTATGTTCCATTTCATTCAGGCCGGCAATCGTACATCCTTTTGGAGAGGTCACCTTATCAATCTCTCTCTCGGGATGAGCATTTGTATGCAG from the Sphingobacterium thalpophilum genome contains:
- a CDS encoding M20 family metallo-hydrolase codes for the protein MRDKDGLFRDSLALLKRLISLPSLSREETLTANLLVEFFNERGIRTFRKGNNVWAYNAHYDINKPTILLNSHHDTVKANTGYTRDPLAATEEDGKLYGLGSNDAGGCLVSLIAAFRYFYEHADLKYNFCFVASAEEEISGRDGIESVLADIGPIDFAIVGEPTLMHLAIAEKGLIVLDCVARGTAGHAARDEGDNAIYKAIKDIQWFKDYTFEKTSPTLGPIKMSVTVIQAGSQHNVVPATCSFVVDVRTTDAYSNEETLEIIKSHVASEVTARSTRLKSSSIPEQHPIVQSGLSFGRKLYGSPTMSDQALIPVPSLKLGPGDSARSHMADEFIYIDEIKEGIDLYIALLQKIV
- a CDS encoding lysylphosphatidylglycerol synthase domain-containing protein; this encodes MTGRQKKYIGLLIKILVFVLATWYIVAKVSDQSNINKFKTLIAGLEQHSVVLTLLLIVVLMLVNWLLEVVKWRYLASKLEHLSFWKALQSVFCGLTWAIFTPNRIGEYGGRVLFLQPQNRAQGAVAMGVGLFAQLVLTSVAGSLSIAWFICQFLSPPLSVQFSVWLLAIIYAAGFVILYFNVRWVDLLVGKIKFLAKIKPFFGVLEHYTTRELCVVLLNSLARFIIFTSQYIILMKLTLPELPVLSMVLMIFILFFVQAALPTLDIFDFSVRSFVASNLYSYITTQEIAVMAIVSCIWFVNLILPAIFGSIFVFKINFFGDTNP
- a CDS encoding glycosyltransferase — protein: MIQILSYLLIIFACVYAILVLWMRKGWMGLQVHKCLPEATKTVSVIIAARNEELNIRRTIEAILGQHFPREQLELIIIDDHSDDNTSAIVQEYQGEGVKLIRLNENGRLNSYKKLAISRAIDCCSGDIIITTDADCRMGPKWLATVVGTFEKEHAYLLSSPVVYSEEKSYFEQLQTLEFLYLIGLGAAGIGNGKPTTCNGANLAYRKDVFWEMGGFNGIDELASGDDELFLHKVAEKYPEKIIFCKSKDATVYTDAKPDLKSFISQRRRWASKSTKYKNKGVIALGISIWLFNVLLLLCGILAIAGVKLIGWVVLFALFLKMAVEFFFIQPLTRFASRNELLWYLPILSVLHVCYLTYIGMLGNIGKYDWKGRQVK
- a CDS encoding Lrp/AsnC ligand binding domain-containing protein; translated protein: MENQYANYDLDNLDIQILSILMNDASIPYTEIAKKLIVSGGTIHVRMKKMEELGIIRGSNLIINPQKVGFDITAFLGIYLEKGSQYADAVDKLKEIKEVVELHYCTGQYSIFAKIICRDTVHLRKVLNEDIQSVPGIQRTETIISLEESIKRQISLL
- the ruvC gene encoding crossover junction endodeoxyribonuclease RuvC — encoded protein: MQKEKAKERIILGIDPGTVVLGYGIIKEVGNTISLISMGVIKMGHLDDHALKLQRIFKKTSALMQEYNPDCVALESPFYGKNIQVMLKLGRAQGVAMAAALAQDIPIFEYSPRKIKQSVTGNGNATKEQVSAMLKTLLKFEETPQFLDATDGLAIAVCHSFQKNSTSGNAKSYSGWSAFINDNKDRIR